One Littorina saxatilis isolate snail1 linkage group LG14, US_GU_Lsax_2.0, whole genome shotgun sequence genomic region harbors:
- the LOC138946802 gene encoding LOW QUALITY PROTEIN: zinc finger protein 583-like (The sequence of the model RefSeq protein was modified relative to this genomic sequence to represent the inferred CDS: inserted 2 bases in 1 codon) translates to MGGGLCHAEPKQSLDSRTFSDNDDKKKVQQTPDRKGGHNKDTGRRHVCDVCNKPFTQAGALKKHKRVHTGEKPFVCDVCNKAFTQAGDLKTHKRIHTGEKPFVCDVCRKAFSDAGNLERHRMIHTGEKPFVCDVCRKAFTQAGNLEKHKMIHTGEKPFVCDVCRKAFSDAGHLKRHKRVHTGEKPFVCDVCRKAFSDAGHLKTHKRVHTGEKPFXCDVCRKTFNQAGDLKKHKRVHTGEKPFVCDVCRKAFTQAGNLEKHKMIHTGEKPYKCPHCDAAFDRSGSLKKHVQRQHHF, encoded by the exons ATGGGGGGCGGGCTGTGTCACG CAGAGCCCAAGCAGTCCTTGGACAGTCGGACGTTCTCCGACAATGATGACAAGAAGAAAGTTCAACAG ACGCCTGACAGGAAAGGCGGACACAACAAAGACACGGGCAGGCGGCATGTGTGTGACGTTTGCAATAAGCCTTTTACTCAGGCTGGTGCCTTGAAGAAACACAAGAGGGTCCACACCGGTGAGAAACCttttgtgtgtgacgtgtgcaATAAGGCTTTTACTCAGGCTGGTGACTTGAAGACACACAAGAGGATCCACACCGGTGAGAAACCttttgtgtgtgacgtgtgcaGGAAGGCTTTCAGTGATGCTGGTAACTTGGAGAGACACAGGATGATCCACACCGGTGAGAAACCttttgtgtgtgacgtgtgcaGGAAGGCTTTTACTCAGGCTGGTAACTTGGAGAAACACAAGATGATCCACACCGGTGAGAAACcttttgtgtgtgatgtgtgcaggaAGGCTTTCAGTGATGCTGGTCACTTGAAGAGACACAAGAGGGTCCACACCGGTGAGAAACcttttgtgtgtgatgtgtgcaggaAGGCTTTCAGTGATGCTGGTCACTTGAAGACACACAAGAGGGTCCACACCGGTGAGAAACCTTT GTGTGACGTGTGCAGGAAGACTTTCAATCAGGCTGGTGACTTGAAGAAACACAAGAGGGTCCACACCGGTGAGAAACCttttgtgtgtgacgtgtgcaGGAAGGCTTTTACTCAGGCTGGTAACTTGGAGAAACACAAGATGATCCACACCGGTGAGAAACCTTACAAGTGTCCACACTGTGACGCTGCGTTTGATCGGTCAGGCAGTTTGAAGAAACACGTCCAAAGACAGCACCATTTCTAA